The genomic region ATCATCGGCAAATTGGGCGCGGTACAGGAAGCCGCGAACAGGCTACGGTGATCGAGCGTTCGTCCGTTCGTCCGCCCGTTGGGCTACTATCCCCGCCGCAGTTTAAAACGGCTTTAACCGATGCCGGTAGTATTGATAGAACAACTGCTCAGCCATTTTTACCTGCTCGGGATACGTTCGCCTATATTCCTGCATCAGCGCCTCTCGTTCGGTATGTTTCAGCGCAATTCGCAAGATCTCTAGGACTTGCTCTTCGATCGCGGCACGCGCGCTTTGCCATTTAGGGACCTCGATGGTCATGCAGAAATCGTGCACCGTGAATCTCCGCCTCAGAATCGGCGAGATAGACCCGATGAGGACCCCCTCACCCATATCTACAAACTGCGGTACGCCGATCCGCTTCACGCGTTCCGGATCGGTCAATCGTGGATACGACTGCTCGCCATAGGCATGGAGCTCGAAATAAAAGCTCGGGTTGTACTCTGAGATGAGTTGCAGTAAGCGCATACCTGCTTCGCTTTGGTAATATTCTTCGGTCAAAACGCCGATGTATTTACTGTTCTCGACCAGGCTCGGCACGATAAT from Methanomicrobia archaeon harbors:
- a CDS encoding DUF2119 family protein; translated protein: MTFEKSTVHGVTLFRAVAPEEGPTKLFVGGLHGDEGAHTALILERLAQDTVKAGEAIIVPSLVENSKYIGVLTEEYYQSEAGMRLLQLISEYNPSFYFELHAYGEQSYPRLTDPERVKRIGVPQFVDMGEGVLIGSISPILRRRFTVHDFCMTIEVPKWQSARAAIEEQVLEILRIALKHTEREALMQEYRRTYPEQVKMAEQLFYQYYRHRLKPF